CGAACCACGCGACTTCGACGGCCCGAGCGAGGCGATGGCCGCCGGGGTCGGCATGATCCACCAGCACTTCATGCTCGTCGATACGATGACCGTCGCCCAGAACGTCGTGCTGGGCGACGAGCCCAAGAAATGGGGCGGACTGGCGACCGACACCGATCGAGCGATCGAGGAGACGCGCGAGATCGCCGACCGGTACGGGTTCGCCGTCGATCCGACCGAGCGCATCGAGGAGATCAGCGTCGGCGAGCAACAGCGCGTCGAGATCCTCAAAACGCTCTATCGCGGTGCGGACGTCCTGATCCTCGACGAGCCGACGGCGGTGCTTGCCCCCCAGGAGATCGACGCGCTGTTCGAGGTCTTGGAGGAGCTGATCGCCGAGGGCAAGACGATCATTTTCATCACCCACAAGCTCGGGGAGGCGCTTGCGGCCGCGGACGAGATCAGCGTCCTCCGGGACGGCGAACTGGTCGGGACGGTTCCCGCAGAAACCGCGACCCGCGAACGGCTCGCGAGCATGATGGTCGGCCGGGACGTGATCTTAGAGATCGAGAAGCCCCCCGCCGAGCGCGGCCCGCCGGTGCTCGAACTCGCCGACCTGACCGTCGAGGACGACCGGGAGGTCACGGCGGTCGACGGCGCGGGCTTTACCGTCCACGCCGGCGAGGTCTTCGGCATCGCGGGCGTCGACGGCAACGGCCAGACCGAACTCGTCGAGGCGATCACCGGGCTGCGATCCGCAGAGAGCGGATCGATCTCCTTCGACGGCCGCGAGATAACGGCCGAGCCGCGCCGCGAGCGCATCGGCGCGGGCATGGCTTACGTCTCCGAGGACCGCCAGAAGCGCAGCCTCGTCATGGAGTACGACCTCCGGCGAAACGGGCTGCTCGGCTGTCAACGGCTCCCCGAGTTCTCCGACGGCTGGCGGATCGACTGGGACCGGAC
The Halalkalicoccus subterraneus genome window above contains:
- a CDS encoding ABC transporter ATP-binding protein — its product is MAAETDQPPAVHLEGITKRFPGGVVANDAVDFSVERGTIHALVGENGAGKTTLMNVLYGLYEPTEGTVRIDGEPRDFDGPSEAMAAGVGMIHQHFMLVDTMTVAQNVVLGDEPKKWGGLATDTDRAIEETREIADRYGFAVDPTERIEEISVGEQQRVEILKTLYRGADVLILDEPTAVLAPQEIDALFEVLEELIAEGKTIIFITHKLGEALAAADEISVLRDGELVGTVPAETATRERLASMMVGRDVILEIEKPPAERGPPVLELADLTVEDDREVTAVDGAGFTVHAGEVFGIAGVDGNGQTELVEAITGLRSAESGSISFDGREITAEPRRERIGAGMAYVSEDRQKRSLVMEYDLRRNGLLGCQRLPEFSDGWRIDWDRTDEYVDRVIEEYDVRPPDPSASAESLSGGNQQKFIVGREFERDPSLVVAAQPTRGVDIGSIEFIHNRLLDLRTDGKAVLLVS